The following coding sequences lie in one Paroedura picta isolate Pp20150507F chromosome 10, Ppicta_v3.0, whole genome shotgun sequence genomic window:
- the LOC143819669 gene encoding uncharacterized protein LOC143819669, which produces MAEILTEGGHKESRRKKEQRQLYGDGEGSSRPKRVGRSLKVVRKPAAPVEEPPAEEDPGEGTSSSFRPPPPVQQRAAESVTLDLIAIVPGEPEEAPEQTPLASETQLPGTGPLESPAAPDVDSDSGASTNIDFIPGTQEEEQPGVLGPPARRRRIQIQDEVLSDEEEEPPLAPGSPPPRGALPAEERLTRERGRLRRVSVLTSVGERLLEHCYEESRRAAAADQAMLTLIAQEGRKLRAVLRETNQILREGVEEVRLIRRLMERAVVVMERAYPPQIAPAPPPPPPPPPPPPPTPTPPLPAPTPPTPSQNASTQTRRRTILGKRKIKPADKYSPS; this is translated from the exons ATGGCAGAAATCTTAACTGAAGGGGGGCACAAGGAATCAAGGCGAAAGAAG gagcagcgccagctgtacggagacggggaaggatccagcaggccgaagcgcgtcggccggagcctcaaggtggttcggaagccggctgccccggtcgaggaaccacccgctgaggaggatcccggcgagggcacctcgtccagctttcgccctccaccccccgtccagcaacgagccgcggaatcggtaacgctggacctcatcgccatcgttcctggggagccagaggaggctcctgagcaaacgccccttgcctccg agacacagttgccagggacggggcccctcgagtctccagcagcacctgacgtggatagtgattcgggggcatcaactaacattg atttcatacccggaacacaggaggaggaacagcctggggtgcttggacctcctgcccggcgcaggcggatacagattcaagatg aggttctttcagatgaggaggaggaaccacccctggctccaggcagcccaccacctagaggtgcgctcccagcagaggagaggcttacgagggaacgcggcaggctgaggcgcgtctccgtcttgacaagcgtgggagagaggctccttgagcactgctatgaggagtcacggcgtgccgctgccgctgaccaagccatgctcacactcattgcccaggaggggagaaaattgagggcagtccttagagagacaaaccaaatcctacgcgaaggcgtggaggaggtgcgactgataaggagactcatggagagggctgtagtggtcatggaaagggcctaccctccacaaatcgcccccgcccccccaccaccacccccaccaccacccccaccaccacccacaccaacaccaccacttccagcacccaccccaccgactccctctcagaatgcctccacccaaacacgaaggaggactattctcggaaagagaaaaataaaaccagcagacaagtactccccctcctag